One window from the genome of Echinicola vietnamensis DSM 17526 encodes:
- a CDS encoding YtxH domain-containing protein, producing the protein MGEGKVLLGVVAGLAAGVALGIMFAPDEGGKTRKKVQKQGEDLAHSLNGKLDKKFDELKGSISDLSKKVKAQKDAVIAKES; encoded by the coding sequence ATGGGTGAAGGAAAAGTATTATTAGGAGTAGTAGCCGGATTGGCTGCTGGAGTTGCCTTGGGAATTATGTTTGCTCCTGATGAAGGAGGCAAGACTAGAAAAAAAGTCCAAAAACAAGGCGAAGATTTGGCTCATTCCCTCAACGGAAAGTTAGACAAGAAATTTGATGAATTAAAAGGTTCTATCTCTGATCTTAGCAAAAAGGTCAAGGCACAAAAAGATGCTGTAATTGCTAAAGAATCTTAA
- a CDS encoding 2-hydroxyacid dehydrogenase, whose product MKITAFSAHKFEHSYLKEALSDHELKLLEVRLTMDTVDLAAGSDAVAIFVTDNGSRPVLEKLQQFGVKYLALRSAGFNHVDLSAAEELGLKVARVPEYSPAAIAEHTVALMLALNRKLVKAHNRVRDLNFSLDGLVGFDMEGKTIGIAGTGKIGSKVAKTLSGFGCRLLAYDPYINESLKAELEIEYVDFKTLCTESDIITLHLPLSSSSQYMINSSSMEDMKKGVMLINTSRGALVNTKEVIEALKTGKIGSFGMDVYEEEEDLFFEDHSEDILQDDVIARLLTFQNVLITSHQAFLTKEALEKIAGVTAFNLNCWAKNESSPHELKGG is encoded by the coding sequence ATGAAGATCACAGCATTCAGTGCCCACAAATTTGAACATAGTTATTTAAAGGAAGCACTTTCGGATCACGAGCTGAAGCTCTTGGAGGTGCGGTTGACAATGGATACGGTAGACCTGGCAGCAGGAAGTGATGCGGTAGCGATTTTTGTGACCGATAATGGTTCCCGACCGGTACTGGAAAAGTTACAGCAATTTGGCGTGAAGTATTTGGCATTACGCTCTGCAGGGTTTAACCATGTCGATCTTTCTGCCGCGGAGGAATTGGGGCTAAAAGTGGCCCGGGTGCCTGAGTATTCTCCTGCAGCCATTGCGGAGCATACCGTTGCGCTGATGCTCGCATTGAACCGTAAATTGGTCAAAGCCCATAACCGCGTGCGGGATTTGAATTTTTCCTTGGATGGCCTGGTGGGGTTTGACATGGAAGGGAAAACCATTGGTATCGCCGGTACCGGTAAGATTGGCAGCAAAGTGGCCAAAACCCTCAGCGGATTTGGGTGCAGGTTGTTGGCATATGATCCCTATATCAATGAAAGCTTGAAAGCGGAATTGGAGATCGAATACGTGGATTTTAAAACGCTCTGTACCGAATCAGATATCATCACCCTCCATTTACCACTCTCATCTTCATCCCAATACATGATCAATTCGTCCAGTATGGAAGACATGAAAAAGGGAGTGATGCTCATCAATACGAGTCGAGGAGCCTTGGTGAATACCAAAGAGGTCATCGAGGCCTTAAAAACCGGAAAAATCGGTAGTTTCGGGATGGATGTGTACGAAGAGGAAGAAGACCTGTTTTTTGAAGATCATTCGGAAGATATCCTGCAGGATGACGTGATCGCCCGTTTGCTTACGTTCCAGAATGTCTTGATCACCAGCCACCAGGCATTTTTGACCAAAGAAGCACTGGAAAAAATAGCTGGAGTCACAGCCTTTAACCTCAACTGCTGGGCAAAAAATGAATCCAGTCCTCATGAGCTTAAAGGAGGCTAA
- a CDS encoding sensor histidine kinase, with protein sequence MEVKRGFTNKNWFFVAMIAAALPVLGLFAFGETSYAAALLWIIAVLILLVWGNIKLHQLLDRLHPWGKLPLRRFLIQFLASGVYSLVCINICYYFLKTLFIGLPPDGEQMLLLNIYGLLFFIPVMSLNFGVYFMQRWKKAALRSEQLQAENLKSRLESLKVHIDPHFLFNNLNVLSSLIDIDTEDAHRFLDKFAEVYRYVLQHRDEELVELDTEIEFIHSYIYLFQQRLNRQLKISIDYQAANPSHHIPTLAVQMLLENAIKHNIATVSQPLTIRIFLEEERYIIVENTYQPKNREYSALPKSGLENIKKRLAYFSDEEMVISQNDGKFTVKLPLLKVDRLKSSTY encoded by the coding sequence ATGGAAGTAAAGAGGGGTTTTACAAATAAAAATTGGTTTTTTGTAGCGATGATCGCTGCAGCACTGCCCGTACTGGGATTGTTTGCCTTTGGTGAAACCAGTTATGCCGCTGCCCTGCTATGGATCATTGCAGTCCTGATCCTTTTGGTTTGGGGAAATATCAAGCTCCATCAGCTACTGGACAGGCTCCACCCATGGGGAAAACTGCCCCTTCGTCGCTTTTTGATTCAGTTTTTGGCCAGTGGTGTCTATTCATTGGTCTGTATTAATATCTGCTACTATTTTCTGAAAACACTTTTTATCGGCTTACCGCCCGACGGGGAACAAATGCTGCTGCTGAACATCTACGGCCTATTGTTTTTTATCCCTGTAATGTCCCTCAATTTTGGGGTATACTTTATGCAACGCTGGAAAAAAGCTGCGCTACGGTCCGAACAGCTCCAAGCAGAAAACCTCAAAAGCCGCTTGGAATCCCTTAAAGTACACATTGATCCTCACTTCTTGTTTAACAACCTCAATGTACTTTCTTCACTGATCGATATTGATACCGAAGATGCCCATCGCTTTCTGGACAAGTTTGCCGAAGTGTATCGCTATGTCCTCCAGCACCGGGACGAGGAATTGGTCGAATTGGATACTGAAATCGAATTTATCCACTCCTATATTTACCTTTTCCAGCAGCGACTAAACCGACAACTGAAAATCTCCATCGACTATCAAGCTGCCAACCCCTCCCATCACATTCCCACTTTGGCCGTACAAATGTTGTTGGAAAATGCCATTAAACACAATATCGCCACCGTTTCCCAACCATTGACCATCAGGATCTTCCTGGAAGAGGAACGGTACATCATCGTCGAAAACACGTATCAGCCCAAAAACAGGGAATATTCCGCTTTGCCCAAGTCTGGGCTGGAAAATATCAAAAAGAGATTGGCCTATTTCTCCGATGAGGAAATGGTCATTTCCCAAAACGATGGTAAATTCACGGTTAAGCTTCCACTACTAAAAGTGGATCGCCTTAAATCCTCCACTTACTAA
- a CDS encoding LytR/AlgR family response regulator transcription factor, with amino-acid sequence MKVLIVEDEHLAAAKLKKMMEKYDSGIEVLDNLTAVHETVQWLRENPAPDLIMMDIQIDDGVCFEIFQQVEVTSPVIFTTAYDQYAIKAFQVHSIDYLLKPFSYEKLKQSLEKLKKINASSRPTSASIDVDELLTALKQQEPSYKSRFLVKSGTKIRSIKTRDIAYVYTDRKLNLLVTNEGDRYPVDQSLDELTHILDPDTFFRANRQLILHIDSVSAIHPYFKGRVKLDLTPPLDAEIIISSEKTPDFKAWLDK; translated from the coding sequence ATGAAAGTACTGATCGTAGAAGACGAGCATTTAGCTGCCGCAAAACTGAAGAAAATGATGGAAAAATATGACAGCGGCATTGAGGTCTTAGACAACCTTACCGCTGTTCACGAAACGGTTCAATGGCTCCGGGAAAACCCCGCGCCCGACTTGATCATGATGGATATCCAGATAGATGACGGGGTTTGTTTTGAGATTTTCCAGCAAGTCGAAGTGACCAGCCCGGTCATTTTCACCACTGCCTACGACCAATATGCCATCAAGGCCTTTCAAGTACACAGCATCGATTACCTGCTAAAGCCCTTTTCATATGAAAAACTGAAGCAAAGCCTTGAGAAATTAAAAAAAATCAATGCATCCTCCCGCCCAACTTCCGCTTCGATCGATGTGGATGAGCTGCTCACCGCGCTGAAGCAACAAGAGCCTTCGTATAAATCCCGGTTTTTGGTAAAATCAGGAACGAAAATTCGCTCCATCAAAACAAGGGATATCGCCTATGTCTATACTGACCGGAAGCTAAACCTGTTGGTTACCAATGAAGGAGACCGATATCCCGTGGATCAATCACTAGACGAACTTACACACATCCTCGATCCTGACACATTTTTCCGCGCCAACCGTCAGCTGATCCTGCACATCGATTCGGTTTCGGCCATACACCCTTATTTCAAAGGCAGGGTGAAACTTGACCTCACTCCTCCACTGGACGCTGAAATCATCATCAGCAGCGAAAAAACACCAGATTTCAAAGCCTGGCTGGATAAATAG
- a CDS encoding pectate lyase family protein yields MLKNRISFLCLVITFMSFSEVFAQYPDVSSEQRAKADAIKSAALQHSDEAWEKARIAVYREEMQGKPYIPWAARPTDLPQADIPAFPGAEGGGMYSFGGRGGKVITVTSLEDHGPGTLREACETGGARIIVFNVAGIIKLETPLIIRAPYVTIAGQTAPGDGVCVAGETVWVDTHDVVIRHMRFRRGETFVGRRDDAIGGNPVGNIMIDHVSASWGLDENMSIYRHMYDPGGGYKREKLPTVNITIQNSIFSEDLDTYNHSLGSTLGGENCSFMRNLWASNAGRNPSIGWNGIFNFVNNIVFNWSHRTTDGGDYKAKYNIINNYYKPGPVTDLSRPVSYRILKPEAGRSDLDSMVFGRAYVTGNIVEGNEKVTSDNWQGGVQMEGKDGKLMTYEEATHFFPRMKSNKPFPMPHMTIMPTEKAVEFVTENVGATLPKRDPVDQRIIRTVKTGKPEYVKGLDPESFYQFEHRRLPRDSYKKGIITDISQVGGYPTYSGTPYQDADKDGMPDEWENKHGLDPNDPTDANGDLNGDGYTNIEKYINGINPKLTVDWSDLSNNEDTLAKNGLSVEK; encoded by the coding sequence ATGCTAAAGAATCGAATCAGCTTTTTATGCTTGGTCATCACTTTCATGTCATTTTCGGAAGTGTTTGCCCAATATCCGGATGTTTCCTCCGAGCAGCGGGCAAAGGCAGACGCTATCAAGTCCGCAGCATTACAGCACTCAGATGAAGCTTGGGAAAAGGCTCGGATTGCCGTTTACCGGGAAGAAATGCAAGGCAAGCCCTATATTCCTTGGGCTGCCCGTCCTACAGACCTGCCCCAAGCCGATATTCCGGCCTTTCCAGGTGCTGAAGGAGGCGGAATGTACAGCTTTGGCGGTCGTGGCGGCAAGGTCATCACGGTCACCAGCTTAGAAGATCACGGCCCCGGTACCCTTCGTGAGGCATGTGAAACCGGTGGAGCCCGGATCATTGTTTTTAACGTGGCGGGTATCATCAAACTGGAAACACCCCTGATCATCCGCGCCCCTTACGTGACAATCGCGGGCCAAACAGCTCCCGGTGATGGCGTATGTGTGGCAGGAGAAACCGTATGGGTGGACACCCATGATGTCGTGATCCGTCACATGAGGTTCCGCAGAGGAGAAACCTTTGTCGGCAGAAGGGACGATGCCATCGGAGGAAACCCCGTGGGAAACATCATGATCGACCACGTCTCTGCCAGCTGGGGATTGGACGAAAACATGTCCATCTACAGGCACATGTACGATCCAGGAGGAGGATATAAACGTGAAAAGCTGCCTACGGTAAACATCACCATTCAAAACAGCATCTTCTCCGAAGACCTCGACACCTATAATCACTCACTGGGCAGTACCCTGGGGGGAGAAAACTGTTCTTTTATGCGAAACCTGTGGGCCAGCAATGCGGGCAGAAATCCTTCCATTGGCTGGAACGGCATCTTTAATTTCGTCAACAACATCGTCTTCAATTGGTCACACCGCACCACAGACGGTGGTGATTATAAAGCAAAATATAACATCATCAACAATTATTATAAACCAGGTCCCGTAACCGACCTCAGTCGCCCGGTAAGTTACAGGATCCTCAAGCCAGAAGCTGGGAGAAGTGATTTGGACTCCATGGTATTTGGCAGGGCATATGTTACCGGCAATATTGTGGAGGGCAATGAAAAAGTCACTTCAGACAATTGGCAAGGTGGCGTGCAAATGGAAGGAAAAGATGGCAAACTCATGACGTATGAAGAAGCTACCCACTTCTTTCCGAGGATGAAGTCCAACAAGCCTTTTCCCATGCCGCACATGACCATCATGCCGACCGAAAAGGCCGTCGAATTTGTGACCGAAAATGTAGGGGCCACTCTTCCCAAAAGGGATCCCGTGGACCAACGAATCATCCGAACGGTAAAAACGGGAAAGCCTGAATACGTAAAAGGACTCGATCCTGAATCCTTCTACCAATTCGAACACCGAAGGCTACCAAGGGACTCCTATAAAAAAGGCATCATTACCGATATCAGCCAGGTGGGCGGCTACCCAACCTACAGCGGCACCCCCTATCAGGACGCCGATAAGGACGGCATGCCCGATGAGTGGGAAAACAAACACGGCCTGGACCCCAATGACCCTACCGATGCCAATGGCGATCTCAATGGAGATGGCTATACCAACATCGAAAAATACATCAACGGAATTAACCCTAAACTAACCGTTGACTGGTCTGATCTGTCCAATAATGAGGACACGTTGGCCAAAAATGGACTTTCAGTGGAAAAATAA
- a CDS encoding TonB-dependent receptor, which yields MRNLLRQFFLWGCLTLMSLQAYGQDGQQETITGLFPGVRFSQFVHTVENKTSYRFFYDEADVDTLSVNISAKENDLEDVLDLMFEKTPLQYTIDDQKRVFIHTTDHFHTGLSKNFFDPEQPSDSLGNTQDERYLDRAYTGNKLWTIGSPDDQDDGDKATLRGRIFSLKNGEPIIGAVVFEKQQYTRAVTDENGRFSITLPKGRHTLHVQHLGQYQEQRQVDLLGDGSLVMQIDESIVSLDEIIVSSDRLSNINRTEMGVETMSIASMKRLPSVMGEVDVIKSILTLPGVKTVGESSVGFNVRGGAADQNLILLNNSTVYNPSHLFGFFSSFNGDMVEEVELHKAGMPVQYGGRLSSVLDVKGDYGNQEKFHGKGGIGLLTSRLTFDGPIGEKTTFLVSGRATYSDWLLDLVNEKSDLNAAGASFYDLNLNLKHYFNDKNELSFSSYWSQDDFNFAADTLFNYSNRNANLNWKHYYSDRLEGEIILGIDQYEFGIEGYENPLNTYAFDFDIEQYNLKAHFTYEHDDQHTLHFGMDNIYYNMNPGKMVPLSDESIIIPETVNREKALETALYLGDRFEINEKLTADYGVRYVIYNFLGPNQLYDYADGLPKSEATITGETRYDNNEVITTYSAPEIRVSGRYIIDNFTSIKAGYHTTRQYIHLLSNTSAATPTDTWKLSDPYIRPQQGNQFSVGFYKDLLLKEDKLEASVEVYYRGMKNLIDYRSGAELLLNNEIEQDVLNTDGRAYGLEFQVKKSTGKLSGWLSYTYSRSELQTASDEPAEKINGGSWYPSNFDQPHAVVLAMNYELSKRANVSLNTNYSTGRPITLPVSKFYYNGAEQVYFSDRNAYRIPDYFRVDLSMNLEGNHKVDKPAHASWSLGVYNLLGRSNPYSVYFTPVNGNLRGYQLSIYAQPIPYITYNFKF from the coding sequence ATGAGGAACCTTCTACGACAGTTTTTTTTATGGGGATGCCTTACGCTCATGTCACTTCAGGCATATGGCCAGGACGGACAGCAGGAAACCATCACGGGATTATTCCCTGGCGTTCGTTTTTCCCAATTTGTCCATACTGTGGAAAACAAAACCTCCTATCGCTTCTTCTATGACGAAGCGGATGTGGACACGCTTTCCGTAAATATCAGCGCCAAGGAAAATGACCTGGAAGATGTGTTGGATTTGATGTTTGAGAAAACACCACTCCAATACACCATTGACGACCAGAAAAGAGTGTTTATCCATACCACAGACCATTTTCACACGGGACTTTCAAAAAATTTCTTTGACCCGGAGCAGCCTTCGGACAGCCTGGGAAATACCCAGGACGAGCGCTACCTGGACAGGGCTTATACCGGCAACAAATTATGGACTATCGGCAGCCCGGACGACCAGGACGACGGTGACAAGGCCACCCTGCGTGGTCGGATCTTCAGCCTCAAGAATGGCGAACCGATCATTGGCGCAGTAGTCTTTGAAAAGCAGCAATACACGCGCGCTGTAACGGATGAAAACGGACGCTTTAGCATCACCTTGCCTAAAGGCCGACACACCCTTCACGTGCAGCATTTGGGCCAGTATCAAGAGCAGCGACAGGTGGACTTATTGGGTGATGGAAGCTTGGTCATGCAAATCGACGAAAGCATCGTTTCCTTGGATGAAATTATCGTCAGCTCAGACCGCTTGTCCAATATCAACCGCACGGAAATGGGGGTAGAGACCATGTCCATAGCATCCATGAAAAGACTGCCATCGGTCATGGGCGAAGTGGATGTCATCAAGAGCATCCTTACGCTCCCCGGTGTCAAAACCGTCGGGGAATCCAGCGTGGGCTTTAATGTCCGGGGGGGCGCTGCCGACCAAAACCTGATCCTATTGAATAATTCTACCGTTTACAATCCTTCTCACCTGTTTGGCTTTTTCTCGTCTTTTAATGGCGATATGGTGGAGGAAGTAGAACTCCATAAAGCAGGCATGCCAGTCCAATACGGCGGCAGGTTATCGTCTGTCTTGGATGTGAAGGGAGACTATGGCAATCAGGAGAAATTTCATGGAAAGGGTGGTATTGGACTGCTTACCAGCCGGCTGACCTTTGATGGGCCGATAGGTGAGAAAACCACCTTTTTGGTCAGCGGACGGGCGACCTACAGCGATTGGCTTCTGGACTTGGTCAATGAAAAATCTGACCTCAATGCTGCCGGCGCATCATTTTACGACCTTAACCTAAACCTAAAGCACTATTTTAACGACAAAAACGAACTGAGCTTTTCTTCCTATTGGAGCCAGGACGATTTTAATTTTGCGGCAGACACGTTGTTCAATTACAGCAACCGCAATGCAAACCTCAACTGGAAGCATTATTACAGTGACCGCCTGGAAGGTGAAATCATCCTTGGCATCGACCAATATGAATTTGGGATCGAAGGATATGAAAATCCGCTCAACACTTATGCATTTGATTTTGATATCGAGCAGTACAACCTGAAGGCACACTTCACCTACGAGCATGATGATCAGCATACCCTTCATTTTGGCATGGATAACATCTACTACAACATGAACCCGGGTAAAATGGTCCCTTTAAGCGACGAATCCATCATCATTCCGGAAACGGTGAACCGGGAAAAGGCCCTGGAAACGGCCCTTTATCTTGGAGATCGTTTTGAGATCAATGAAAAGCTGACGGCCGATTATGGTGTTCGGTACGTGATCTATAATTTTTTGGGGCCAAACCAACTGTACGATTATGCAGACGGGCTGCCCAAAAGTGAAGCCACTATCACCGGCGAAACGCGCTATGATAACAACGAAGTGATTACCACCTATTCGGCTCCTGAAATAAGGGTTTCCGGACGGTATATCATTGACAATTTCACCTCTATCAAGGCGGGCTACCATACGACGCGGCAATACATCCATCTGCTTTCAAACACTTCCGCTGCTACCCCTACCGACACTTGGAAACTGAGTGATCCCTATATCAGGCCACAGCAAGGCAACCAGTTTTCGGTGGGATTCTATAAGGATTTGCTCCTGAAGGAAGATAAGCTGGAAGCTTCCGTGGAGGTGTATTACCGTGGAATGAAAAACCTCATCGATTACAGAAGTGGGGCGGAACTGCTCTTAAACAATGAAATCGAGCAAGATGTGCTCAACACCGATGGAAGGGCCTATGGGCTGGAATTCCAAGTAAAAAAATCCACAGGAAAGCTGAGTGGATGGCTGAGTTATACGTACTCCAGGTCTGAGCTTCAAACCGCTTCAGATGAGCCTGCTGAGAAAATCAATGGCGGCAGCTGGTATCCCAGTAATTTTGACCAGCCTCATGCAGTAGTGCTGGCCATGAACTATGAGCTTTCCAAACGCGCCAATGTCTCCCTGAACACCAATTACAGCACAGGACGTCCCATCACACTTCCTGTTTCAAAATTCTACTATAATGGTGCGGAACAAGTTTACTTCTCCGACCGCAACGCTTACAGAATTCCTGATTACTTTAGAGTTGACCTCTCCATGAACCTGGAAGGAAACCACAAAGTGGACAAACCTGCCCATGCTTCTTGGTCACTGGGGGTATACAACCTCCTCGGAAGGAGTAATCCGTACTCCGTATATTTCACGCCCGTAAATGGTAACCTGAGAGGCTATCAATTGTCTATCTATGCACAGCCTATCCCGTACATTACCTACAATTTCAAATTCTAA
- a CDS encoding DUF4249 domain-containing protein, with protein MKLSQRIYTLIIFSLLLISCREPYDPEINQEDLGILVVEGHIETGGRATVVKLSTTGSLNDVLNSYIPVSNAQVSIESQSGQTYPLPFTENGTYTQLHELSNDQQYRLNIDIPDQGLYQSEWLTPIISPAIENVGIKREDNDRSATEIYVSTHGNEDVRYFAWEYEETWIFNPELRSFLKFDPEQDSVVYRDLSTERIDRCWRTEYSNTINIASSARFQDEYIYEKVIQEVPFGSERFTQRYSILVHQRAISQEAFTFYETLNKNTNDMGDIFSPLPSNINTNVHFQDNGSYKAIGMVTAGASASKRVFFDRLDIGHWIVTNPFYAGCDLIYDTIPVPEASNWFSSGRTVPVQIVEGGFGGIIGYRGGSRRCTDCTLRGTNVQPDFWAN; from the coding sequence ATGAAGCTATCCCAACGCATATACACGCTCATCATATTTTCCCTGCTGCTGATCAGTTGTCGTGAGCCTTACGATCCTGAGATCAACCAAGAAGACTTGGGTATCCTCGTGGTGGAAGGGCACATCGAAACCGGAGGCCGAGCGACGGTCGTTAAACTGAGCACTACCGGTTCGCTGAACGATGTGCTGAATTCCTATATACCGGTATCTAACGCACAAGTATCTATCGAGAGCCAATCGGGACAGACCTATCCGCTTCCGTTTACCGAAAATGGCACCTACACCCAGCTGCACGAGCTTTCCAATGATCAACAATACCGACTAAACATCGACATACCGGACCAAGGGCTGTATCAAAGTGAATGGCTTACGCCGATCATTAGCCCAGCGATCGAGAATGTAGGCATAAAAAGAGAAGATAATGACCGGTCTGCAACGGAGATTTATGTTTCCACACATGGCAATGAAGATGTTCGTTATTTCGCTTGGGAGTACGAAGAAACCTGGATTTTCAATCCGGAATTGCGTTCTTTTTTGAAATTTGATCCGGAACAGGATTCCGTGGTGTATCGAGATCTTAGCACTGAACGAATTGACCGGTGTTGGCGCACAGAATATTCCAACACCATTAATATTGCCTCATCGGCCCGTTTCCAAGACGAGTACATTTACGAAAAGGTCATCCAAGAAGTGCCCTTTGGCTCGGAAAGGTTTACCCAAAGGTATTCCATCTTGGTCCATCAGCGTGCCATCTCGCAGGAAGCCTTTACCTTTTATGAAACGCTGAACAAAAACACCAATGATATGGGCGATATTTTCAGCCCATTACCTTCCAACATCAATACCAACGTCCACTTTCAGGACAATGGCAGCTACAAGGCCATCGGCATGGTCACTGCTGGCGCTTCGGCCTCTAAAAGGGTGTTTTTTGACCGATTGGATATCGGACATTGGATTGTTACCAACCCCTTTTATGCCGGTTGTGACTTAATCTACGATACCATTCCAGTGCCGGAAGCCTCCAATTGGTTTTCAAGTGGAAGAACAGTACCAGTACAAATCGTAGAAGGAGGTTTTGGAGGAATTATTGGTTATCGGGGAGGAAGTAGAAGATGCACCGACTGTACCTTACGAGGCACCAATGTTCAACCTGACTTTTGGGCTAATTAA
- the ggt gene encoding gamma-glutamyltransferase: protein MKLIVRQQMADKRFFLKITALLMALVYVSGCANLGQKEYLEGKTVFGEKAMVVSAHPEATRVGVEVLEKGGNAVDAMVAVHFALAVVYPAAGNLGGGGFMMYRQPNGEVVSLDFREKAPLAAYEEMYQDENGDIIDGLSLAGPMASGVPGSVDGMLKAHARYGTIPLKELLQPAYTLARSGFAITAKQANNYNRYRKTFIEHNRDSTDIPLVKLEGEWAEGDLLIQKDLAATIKRIQKAGRDGFYKGKTAELLVAEMKAGNGIIELEDMAKYTSKWREPITGQYRGATIYSMGPPSSGGIALMQLLKMSEHFPMGDLGFHTPETIHLMTEMERRVYADRAKHLGDADFWEVPQKALLDDQYIASRVKQINPNKATDSEEVLAMQLNHQESEETTHYSIVDANGHAVSVTTTINSGYGSKVFVSGAGFLMNNEMDDFSSKPGVPNVYGLLGGKANAIQPEKRMLSAMTPTIVEKDGKLKMVVGTPGGSTIITSVYQVVMNVLDHEMNMTDAVSSGRVHHQWKPNFIFPERDALDPAIKKALEKMGHQIKERGSIGRVDAILVGPDGKLEGAGDPRGDDWAAGF, encoded by the coding sequence ATGAAGTTGATAGTACGACAGCAAATGGCTGACAAGCGATTTTTTTTGAAAATAACGGCCCTGTTGATGGCCTTGGTGTATGTTTCCGGCTGTGCCAACCTGGGCCAAAAGGAATACCTGGAAGGCAAAACCGTTTTTGGTGAAAAGGCCATGGTGGTATCCGCCCATCCAGAGGCCACTCGAGTGGGCGTGGAGGTGCTTGAGAAAGGAGGAAATGCCGTTGATGCGATGGTCGCGGTGCATTTTGCGCTGGCGGTGGTGTACCCCGCAGCGGGAAACTTGGGCGGCGGAGGCTTTATGATGTACCGTCAGCCGAATGGGGAAGTGGTGTCGCTGGATTTTAGAGAAAAGGCACCCCTAGCGGCATACGAGGAAATGTACCAAGATGAAAATGGGGATATCATCGATGGCCTCAGCCTGGCTGGGCCGATGGCTTCGGGCGTTCCCGGATCCGTGGACGGCATGCTCAAGGCCCATGCCCGATATGGCACTATTCCCTTGAAGGAATTGTTACAGCCCGCCTATACCTTGGCACGGAGTGGTTTTGCGATCACCGCCAAGCAGGCCAATAATTATAACAGGTACCGTAAGACGTTCATCGAGCATAACCGCGATAGCACAGACATTCCTTTGGTAAAGCTGGAAGGAGAATGGGCAGAAGGCGACCTGCTGATCCAAAAAGACTTGGCCGCTACCATCAAACGCATCCAAAAAGCGGGAAGAGATGGTTTTTATAAAGGGAAAACGGCCGAATTGCTGGTGGCAGAGATGAAAGCTGGAAATGGCATCATCGAGCTGGAAGACATGGCCAAGTACACGTCCAAGTGGCGTGAACCTATCACCGGCCAGTACCGGGGGGCGACCATTTATAGCATGGGACCGCCCAGCAGTGGCGGCATTGCCCTGATGCAATTGCTAAAAATGTCGGAGCATTTTCCAATGGGCGATCTGGGCTTCCATACTCCCGAAACCATTCACCTGATGACCGAAATGGAGCGAAGGGTCTATGCGGATAGGGCCAAGCACCTTGGGGATGCAGACTTTTGGGAGGTGCCGCAGAAAGCACTGTTGGATGACCAATATATTGCCAGTCGCGTAAAGCAGATCAATCCGAATAAGGCCACCGATAGTGAAGAGGTGCTGGCCATGCAGCTAAATCACCAGGAGAGCGAAGAAACCACCCATTACTCCATCGTGGACGCCAATGGCCATGCCGTGTCGGTGACGACCACCATCAATTCCGGCTATGGCTCCAAGGTATTCGTTTCCGGAGCCGGCTTCTTGATGAACAATGAAATGGATGACTTTAGCAGCAAACCAGGGGTGCCCAATGTTTACGGACTCCTGGGAGGAAAGGCCAATGCCATTCAGCCTGAAAAGCGCATGCTGAGCGCCATGACCCCAACCATAGTGGAAAAAGATGGAAAGCTTAAAATGGTGGTCGGAACACCGGGGGGAAGTACGATCATTACTTCTGTTTACCAAGTGGTCATGAATGTGCTGGACCATGAGATGAACATGACCGATGCGGTATCCAGTGGCAGGGTACACCACCAGTGGAAGCCCAATTTTATTTTTCCCGAAAGAGATGCCTTGGATCCAGCGATCAAAAAAGCCCTAGAAAAAATGGGCCACCAAATCAAAGAAAGGGGCAGCATTGGACGGGTAGATGCGATATTGGTAGGGCCGGACGGTAAGCTGGAAGGTGCCGGTGATCCTCGCGGAGACGATTGGGCAGCAGGTTTTTAA